The Actinomycetota bacterium sequence CTGGGGGGTAATAACTGTAGGTTTCTGGCCATTAAGGATACATTTAACATAGTATTCTAACTCTTCTTTTAGAAAACCTCTTCTGGCTTTATGAACCACAGGCCAGTATCTTGCCTCAGGATAAGTTACTCCATTCTTGGTTATTATGGTAAAATTCTGTCCTGAATTATCGATGCTTACCATCCCTTTGTTCCCCACAATTTCCATCCCGGCATTAATGGCATAAGGCACATTGTCAGGAAGGCTCCAATTGTTTTCTATTACGGCAAAAGAGTCATCTTCAAACCTGAACATGGCCCAGCTGATGTCATCGTACTTTAGGTGAGGACGGGTATTTATTGATTGGGCAAACACACTTTTTAGCTTGGAATTGGAATACCACATCATAAGATCCAGGTCGTGTATTCCATCTCCAAACATAGCACTAAGCTTGTCCAAATGGGTCTCGGTGATAAAGCCGGCCAAGTTCCTTTTAGCGTACATGCTAACTACTTTACCCAGATTACCATTTTCAACTTCCTGCTTGGCCATTGCATATTGGGTATCAAACCTACAGATATGCCCTACCATGAAAGCCTTATCCGTATTTTCCAGTTCTTTTAAGATAAGGTCACATTCTTCAGTGGTATCGGCCATGGGTTTTTCCAAAAATACATGCTTACCTGCTTTGATAGCATCCATGGTGATCTTAAAATGGTCTTTAACATGGGTGGTGATAGATACCATGTCTATCTGTTTATCATCAAGAAGATCGTGGTAGTCGGTATAAGCTTTGGGTACATCATATTTTTGCGAAAGTTCTTTCAGTCTAGATTCAGTACGGGTAC is a genomic window containing:
- a CDS encoding Gfo/Idh/MocA family oxidoreductase, with protein sequence MEKVKCAVIGLGWFGEYHVDTLKQLPAAELTAICTRTESRLKELSQKYDVPKAYTDYHDLLDDKQIDMVSITTHVKDHFKITMDAIKAGKHVFLEKPMADTTEECDLILKELENTDKAFMVGHICRFDTQYAMAKQEVENGNLGKVVSMYAKRNLAGFITETHLDKLSAMFGDGIHDLDLMMWYSNSKLKSVFAQSINTRPHLKYDDISWAMFRFEDDSFAVIENNWSLPDNVPYAINAGMEIVGNKGMVSIDNSGQNFTIITKNGVTYPEARYWPVVHKARRGFLKEELEYYVKCILNGQKPTVITPQESRDVVHAIRLAEQSAKENRVINF